In Excalfactoria chinensis isolate bCotChi1 chromosome 3, bCotChi1.hap2, whole genome shotgun sequence, one DNA window encodes the following:
- the PTK2B gene encoding protein-tyrosine kinase 2-beta isoform X4 — protein MSMSALSEPLGRPRSSSFRSLSGTLEANLGMGTLEADREEMRILKVCFYSNSFNMGKNFKLVKCPVTTEIREVIRSILVSGRIGPDIQLAECYGLRLKHVKSDEIHWLHPELTVGEVQEKYECLHLEAEWRYDLQIRYLPEDYMERFLEDRTTLLYFYQQLRSEYMQNYASKVSEGMALQLGCLELRRFYKDMPQNALDKKSNFEFLEKEVGLDLFFPSQMQENLKPKQFRKMIQQTFQQYALLREEECILKFLHTLSTFANIDQESYRCELIQGWNITVDLVIGPKGIRQMTSKEAKPTCLAEFKHIKSIKCSSVEEGRAVLQLGLSGTPQSLAIKTSSLAEAENMADLIDGYCRLQGGLDTSLIIFPRREKEKRSSLPQIPVPHLEERHSAVSDSLSVESEIYAEIPDESSRPRSGAQHYGICREDVTLGRILGEGFFGEVYEGTYTNPKGERVNVAVKTCKKDCSPENKDKFLSEAVLMKKLDHPHIVKLIGIAEEEPTWIIMELYPYGELGQYLEQNKHCLAVPTLVLYALQISKALAYLEAINCVHRDIAVRNILVASPECVKLGDFGLSRYIEDEEYYKASITRLPIKWMSPESINFRRFTTASDVWMFAVCMWEILSYGRQPFFWLENKDVIGVLERGDRLPKPDLCPPILYTLMTRCWDYDPSERPKFKDLVCSLSDIYLMEKELAKEQERNNRHRPPKIMEPPTLQEPPPKPSRPRYKPPPQSNLLAPKLQFQVPEGLCASSPTLTSPAEYQSPASSLHTPPLHRHQVFKRHSMREEDFLRPSSREEAQKLWEMERLKMRQVLDKQQKQMVEDYQWLRQEEKSLDPTVFMNNNTALLLPEKETNYNGVAEFTAPPQKPPRLGAQSIQPAPTANLDRTDDTVYSNVMDLVRAVLQLKNEISLLPPEGYILVVKNVGLSLRKLIGSVDEILPILPATSRTEIEGTQKLLNKDLAELINKMRLAQQNAVTSLSEECKKQMLTASHTLAVDAKNLLDAVDQAKVQANLVKLCLE, from the exons ATGAGCATGTCAGCCCTCTCTGAGCCCTTGGGTCGCCCACGGAGCAGCTCCTTCCGCAGCCTGTCTGGGACTCTGGAGGCCAACCTGGGCATGGGGACCTTGGAGGCGGATAGGGAGGAGATGCGCATCCTCAAGGTGTGCTTCTACAGCAACAGCTTCAACATGGGCAAGAACTTCAAGCTGGTCAAGTGCCCCGTGACGACGGAGATCCGG GAGGTGATCAGATCCATCCTGGTGAGCGGCCGCATCGGACCCGACATCCAGCTGGCTGAGTGCTACGGGCTGCGCCTGAAGCACGTCAAGTCAGATGAGATCCACTGGCTGCACCCCGAGCTGACGGTGGGTGAGGTGCAGGAGAAGTACGAGTGCCTGCACCTGGAGGCCGAGTGGAG GTACGACCTGCAGATCCGCTATCTGCCTGAGGACTACATGGAGCGCTTCTTAGAGGACAGGACCACACTGCTCTACTTCTACCAGCAG CTCCGCAGCGAGTACATGCAGAACTATGCCAGCAAGGTGAGCGAGGGCAtggccctgcagctgggctgcctCGAGCTCAG GAGGTTTTACAAGGACATGCCCCAAAATGCACTGGATAAGAAATCTAACTTTGAGTTCCTGGA gaaggaggTGGGCTTGGACCTGTTCTTCCCCAGCCAGATGCAGGAGAATCTGAAG CCCAAGCAGTTCCGCAAGATGATCCAGCAGACGTTCCAGCAGTACGCGCTGCTGCGGGAGGAGGAATGCATCCTCAAGTTCCTGCATACACTCTCCACCTTTGCCAACATCGACCAGGAGAGCTATCGCTGCGAGCTCATT CAAGGGTGGAACATCACGGTGGACCTGGTCATTGGGCCCAAGGGTATCCGGCAGATGACAAGCAAGGAGGCCAAG CCCACCTGCCTGGCTGAGTTCAAGCACATCAAATCCATCAAGTGCTCCAGCGTGGAAGAGGGtcgggctgtgctgcagctgggactCAGTGGCACCCCCCAG TCCCTGGCCATCAAGACATCATCTCTGGCTGAGGCAGAGAACATGGCTGACCTCATCGATGGCTACTGCCGGCTGCAGGGGGGCCTGGACACATCCCTCATCATCTTCCCCAGGAGAG agaaggaaaagaggagcagCCTTCCACAGATCCCTGTCCC GCACCTGGAGGAGAGGCACTCTGCTGTGTCCGACAGCCTCAGTGTGG AGTCTGAGATTTATGCTGAAATCCCCGATGAGTCCTCACGCCCGAGATCCGGAG CTCAGCACTACGGGATCTGCCGTGAGGACGTCACACTGGGAAGGATCCTGGGGGAAGGCTTCTTTGGAGAGGTGTACGAGGGCACCTACACCAACCCG AAAGGGGAGAGAGTGAATGTGGCTGTGAAGACGTGCAAGAAGGACTGCAGCCCTGAGAACAAGGACAAGTTCCTGAGTGAGGCAG TGCTGATGAAGAAGTTGGACCACCCCCACATTGTGAAGCTGATTGGCATTGCAGAGGAAGAGCCCACCTGGATCATCATGGAGCTCTACCCCTATGGGGAG CTGGGCCAATACCTGGAGCAGAACAAGCACTGCCTCGCCGTGCCCACTCTCGTCCTGTATGCACTGCAGATCAGCAAAGCCTTGGCATACCTGGAGGCCATCAACTGTGTGCACAG GGACATTGCAGTGAGGAATATCCTGGTGGCCTCCCCAGAGTGCGTGAAGCTGGGTGACTTTGGGCTCTCCAGGTACATTGAGGATGAAGAGTACTATAAAG CGTCCATCACCCGCCTCCCCATCAAGTGGATGTCCCCCGAGTCCATCAACTTCCGACGCTTCACAACAGCCAGTGATGTCTGGATGTTTG ctgtgTGCATGTGGGAGATCCTGAGCTACGGCCGGCAGCCTTTCTTCTGGCTGGAGAACAAGGATGTGATCGGGGTGCTTGAGAGGGGTGACCGCCTGCCCAAACCTGACCTCTGCCCACCCATCCTCTACACCCTGATGACGCGCTGCTGGGATTACGACCCCAGCGAGAGGCCCAAGTTCAAGGACCTGGTTTGTAGCTTGAG CGACATTTACCTGATGGAGAAGGAGCTGGCCAAGGAGCAAGAGCGGAACAACCGCCATCGGCCTCCCAAAATCATGGAGCCACCAACCCTGCAGGAGCCACCCCCGAAG cccagcagacCGAGGTACAAACCTCCACCCCAGAGCAACCTCCTGGCACCTAAGCTGCAGTTCCAG GTGCCCGAGGGTCTGTGTGCCAGCTCACCCACCCTCACCAGCCCTGCTGAGTACCAGTCTCCAGCCAGCTCCCTGCACACCCCTCCGCTCCACCGCCACCAGGTCTTCAAGCGCCACAGCATGAGG GAGGAAGACTTCCTGCgtcccagcagcagggaggaggcacagaagctgtgggagatggagaggcTGAAGATGCGACAGGTGCTGGataagcagcagaagcagatggTGGAGGACTACCAGTGGCTGCGGCAGGAGGAGAAATCCCTG GACCCAACGGTGTTCATGAACAACAACACTGCTCTG ctgctcccgGAGAAGGAGACGAATTACA ATGGTGTAGCAGAGTTCACGGCACCCCCACAGAAGCCTCCAAGACTTGGGGCACAG TCCATCCAGCCAGCCCCTACTGCCAACCTGGACCGCACGGATGACACAGTGTACAGCAACGTCATGGACCTGGTgagggctgtcctgcagctgaagAATGAGATCAGCCTCCTGCCCCCAGAGGGGTATATCCTCGTGGTGAAG AACGTGGGCCTGTCCCTCCGCAAGCTGATAGGCAGCGTGGATGAGATCCTCCCCATCCTGCCCGCCACTTCCCGCACCGAG ATTGAAGGGACCCAGAAGTTGCTCAACAAGGACTTGGCTGAGCTCATCAACAAGATGCGCCTGGCACAGCAGAATGCCGTCACCTCACTGAGCGAGGAGTGCAAGAAGCAGATGCTGACGGCCTCCCACACCCTGGCTGTGGATGCCAAGAACCTGCTGGACGCTGTGGACCAAGCCAAGGTCCAGGCCAACCTAGTGAAGCTGTGCTTGGAGTGA
- the PTK2B gene encoding protein-tyrosine kinase 2-beta isoform X5 — MSMSALSEPLGRPRSSSFRSLSGTLEANLGMGTLEADREEMRILKVCFYSNSFNMGKNFKLVKCPVTTEIREVIRSILVSGRIGPDIQLAECYGLRLKHVKSDEIHWLHPELTVGEVQEKYECLHLEAEWRYDLQIRYLPEDYMERFLEDRTTLLYFYQQLRSEYMQNYASKVSEGMALQLGCLELRRFYKDMPQNALDKKSNFEFLEKEVGLDLFFPSQMQENLKPKQFRKMIQQTFQQYALLREEECILKFLHTLSTFANIDQESYRCELIQGWNITVDLVIGPKGIRQMTSKEAKPTCLAEFKHIKSIKCSSVEEGRAVLQLGLSGTPQSLAIKTSSLAEAENMADLIDGYCRLQGGLDTSLIIFPRREKEKRSSLPQIPVPHLEERHSAVSDSLSVESEIYAEIPDESSRPRSGAQHYGICREDVTLGRILGEGFFGEVYEGTYTNPKGERVNVAVKTCKKDCSPENKDKFLSEAVLMKKLDHPHIVKLIGIAEEEPTWIIMELYPYGELGQYLEQNKHCLAVPTLVLYALQISKALAYLEAINCVHRDIAVRNILVASPECVKLGDFGLSRYIEDEEYYKASITRLPIKWMSPESINFRRFTTASDVWMFAVCMWEILSYGRQPFFWLENKDVIGVLERGDRLPKPDLCPPILYTLMTRCWDYDPSERPKFKDLVCSLSDIYLMEKELAKEQERNNRHRPPKIMEPPTLQEPPPKPSRPRYKPPPQSNLLAPKLQFQVPEGLCASSPTLTSPAEYQSPASSLHTPPLHRHQVFKRHSMREEDFLRPSSREEAQKLWEMERLKMRQVLDKQQKQMVEDYQWLRQEEKSLDPTVFMNNNTALLLPEKETNYTEFTAPPQKPPRLGAQSIQPAPTANLDRTDDTVYSNVMDLVRAVLQLKNEISLLPPEGYILVVKNVGLSLRKLIGSVDEILPILPATSRTEIEGTQKLLNKDLAELINKMRLAQQNAVTSLSEECKKQMLTASHTLAVDAKNLLDAVDQAKVQANLVKLCLE; from the exons ATGAGCATGTCAGCCCTCTCTGAGCCCTTGGGTCGCCCACGGAGCAGCTCCTTCCGCAGCCTGTCTGGGACTCTGGAGGCCAACCTGGGCATGGGGACCTTGGAGGCGGATAGGGAGGAGATGCGCATCCTCAAGGTGTGCTTCTACAGCAACAGCTTCAACATGGGCAAGAACTTCAAGCTGGTCAAGTGCCCCGTGACGACGGAGATCCGG GAGGTGATCAGATCCATCCTGGTGAGCGGCCGCATCGGACCCGACATCCAGCTGGCTGAGTGCTACGGGCTGCGCCTGAAGCACGTCAAGTCAGATGAGATCCACTGGCTGCACCCCGAGCTGACGGTGGGTGAGGTGCAGGAGAAGTACGAGTGCCTGCACCTGGAGGCCGAGTGGAG GTACGACCTGCAGATCCGCTATCTGCCTGAGGACTACATGGAGCGCTTCTTAGAGGACAGGACCACACTGCTCTACTTCTACCAGCAG CTCCGCAGCGAGTACATGCAGAACTATGCCAGCAAGGTGAGCGAGGGCAtggccctgcagctgggctgcctCGAGCTCAG GAGGTTTTACAAGGACATGCCCCAAAATGCACTGGATAAGAAATCTAACTTTGAGTTCCTGGA gaaggaggTGGGCTTGGACCTGTTCTTCCCCAGCCAGATGCAGGAGAATCTGAAG CCCAAGCAGTTCCGCAAGATGATCCAGCAGACGTTCCAGCAGTACGCGCTGCTGCGGGAGGAGGAATGCATCCTCAAGTTCCTGCATACACTCTCCACCTTTGCCAACATCGACCAGGAGAGCTATCGCTGCGAGCTCATT CAAGGGTGGAACATCACGGTGGACCTGGTCATTGGGCCCAAGGGTATCCGGCAGATGACAAGCAAGGAGGCCAAG CCCACCTGCCTGGCTGAGTTCAAGCACATCAAATCCATCAAGTGCTCCAGCGTGGAAGAGGGtcgggctgtgctgcagctgggactCAGTGGCACCCCCCAG TCCCTGGCCATCAAGACATCATCTCTGGCTGAGGCAGAGAACATGGCTGACCTCATCGATGGCTACTGCCGGCTGCAGGGGGGCCTGGACACATCCCTCATCATCTTCCCCAGGAGAG agaaggaaaagaggagcagCCTTCCACAGATCCCTGTCCC GCACCTGGAGGAGAGGCACTCTGCTGTGTCCGACAGCCTCAGTGTGG AGTCTGAGATTTATGCTGAAATCCCCGATGAGTCCTCACGCCCGAGATCCGGAG CTCAGCACTACGGGATCTGCCGTGAGGACGTCACACTGGGAAGGATCCTGGGGGAAGGCTTCTTTGGAGAGGTGTACGAGGGCACCTACACCAACCCG AAAGGGGAGAGAGTGAATGTGGCTGTGAAGACGTGCAAGAAGGACTGCAGCCCTGAGAACAAGGACAAGTTCCTGAGTGAGGCAG TGCTGATGAAGAAGTTGGACCACCCCCACATTGTGAAGCTGATTGGCATTGCAGAGGAAGAGCCCACCTGGATCATCATGGAGCTCTACCCCTATGGGGAG CTGGGCCAATACCTGGAGCAGAACAAGCACTGCCTCGCCGTGCCCACTCTCGTCCTGTATGCACTGCAGATCAGCAAAGCCTTGGCATACCTGGAGGCCATCAACTGTGTGCACAG GGACATTGCAGTGAGGAATATCCTGGTGGCCTCCCCAGAGTGCGTGAAGCTGGGTGACTTTGGGCTCTCCAGGTACATTGAGGATGAAGAGTACTATAAAG CGTCCATCACCCGCCTCCCCATCAAGTGGATGTCCCCCGAGTCCATCAACTTCCGACGCTTCACAACAGCCAGTGATGTCTGGATGTTTG ctgtgTGCATGTGGGAGATCCTGAGCTACGGCCGGCAGCCTTTCTTCTGGCTGGAGAACAAGGATGTGATCGGGGTGCTTGAGAGGGGTGACCGCCTGCCCAAACCTGACCTCTGCCCACCCATCCTCTACACCCTGATGACGCGCTGCTGGGATTACGACCCCAGCGAGAGGCCCAAGTTCAAGGACCTGGTTTGTAGCTTGAG CGACATTTACCTGATGGAGAAGGAGCTGGCCAAGGAGCAAGAGCGGAACAACCGCCATCGGCCTCCCAAAATCATGGAGCCACCAACCCTGCAGGAGCCACCCCCGAAG cccagcagacCGAGGTACAAACCTCCACCCCAGAGCAACCTCCTGGCACCTAAGCTGCAGTTCCAG GTGCCCGAGGGTCTGTGTGCCAGCTCACCCACCCTCACCAGCCCTGCTGAGTACCAGTCTCCAGCCAGCTCCCTGCACACCCCTCCGCTCCACCGCCACCAGGTCTTCAAGCGCCACAGCATGAGG GAGGAAGACTTCCTGCgtcccagcagcagggaggaggcacagaagctgtgggagatggagaggcTGAAGATGCGACAGGTGCTGGataagcagcagaagcagatggTGGAGGACTACCAGTGGCTGCGGCAGGAGGAGAAATCCCTG GACCCAACGGTGTTCATGAACAACAACACTGCTCTG ctgctcccgGAGAAGGAGACGAATTACA CAGAGTTCACGGCACCCCCACAGAAGCCTCCAAGACTTGGGGCACAG TCCATCCAGCCAGCCCCTACTGCCAACCTGGACCGCACGGATGACACAGTGTACAGCAACGTCATGGACCTGGTgagggctgtcctgcagctgaagAATGAGATCAGCCTCCTGCCCCCAGAGGGGTATATCCTCGTGGTGAAG AACGTGGGCCTGTCCCTCCGCAAGCTGATAGGCAGCGTGGATGAGATCCTCCCCATCCTGCCCGCCACTTCCCGCACCGAG ATTGAAGGGACCCAGAAGTTGCTCAACAAGGACTTGGCTGAGCTCATCAACAAGATGCGCCTGGCACAGCAGAATGCCGTCACCTCACTGAGCGAGGAGTGCAAGAAGCAGATGCTGACGGCCTCCCACACCCTGGCTGTGGATGCCAAGAACCTGCTGGACGCTGTGGACCAAGCCAAGGTCCAGGCCAACCTAGTGAAGCTGTGCTTGGAGTGA
- the PTK2B gene encoding protein-tyrosine kinase 2-beta isoform X1, translating to MGWLSRLLNQLSWKGCSAPSTPPAMSMSALSEPLGRPRSSSFRSLSGTLEANLGMGTLEADREEMRILKVCFYSNSFNMGKNFKLVKCPVTTEIREVIRSILVSGRIGPDIQLAECYGLRLKHVKSDEIHWLHPELTVGEVQEKYECLHLEAEWRYDLQIRYLPEDYMERFLEDRTTLLYFYQQLRSEYMQNYASKVSEGMALQLGCLELRRFYKDMPQNALDKKSNFEFLEKEVGLDLFFPSQMQENLKPKQFRKMIQQTFQQYALLREEECILKFLHTLSTFANIDQESYRCELIQGWNITVDLVIGPKGIRQMTSKEAKPTCLAEFKHIKSIKCSSVEEGRAVLQLGLSGTPQSLAIKTSSLAEAENMADLIDGYCRLQGGLDTSLIIFPRREKEKRSSLPQIPVPHLEERHSAVSDSLSVESEIYAEIPDESSRPRSGAQHYGICREDVTLGRILGEGFFGEVYEGTYTNPKGERVNVAVKTCKKDCSPENKDKFLSEAVLMKKLDHPHIVKLIGIAEEEPTWIIMELYPYGELGQYLEQNKHCLAVPTLVLYALQISKALAYLEAINCVHRDIAVRNILVASPECVKLGDFGLSRYIEDEEYYKASITRLPIKWMSPESINFRRFTTASDVWMFAVCMWEILSYGRQPFFWLENKDVIGVLERGDRLPKPDLCPPILYTLMTRCWDYDPSERPKFKDLVCSLSDIYLMEKELAKEQERNNRHRPPKIMEPPTLQEPPPKPSRPRYKPPPQSNLLAPKLQFQVPEGLCASSPTLTSPAEYQSPASSLHTPPLHRHQVFKRHSMREEDFLRPSSREEAQKLWEMERLKMRQVLDKQQKQMVEDYQWLRQEEKSLDPTVFMNNNTALLLPEKETNYNGVAEFTAPPQKPPRLGAQSIQPAPTANLDRTDDTVYSNVMDLVRAVLQLKNEISLLPPEGYILVVKNVGLSLRKLIGSVDEILPILPATSRTEIEGTQKLLNKDLAELINKMRLAQQNAVTSLSEECKKQMLTASHTLAVDAKNLLDAVDQAKVQANLVKLCLE from the exons GGAAGGGATGCTCAGCCCCTAGCACCCCCCCAGCCATGAGCATGTCAGCCCTCTCTGAGCCCTTGGGTCGCCCACGGAGCAGCTCCTTCCGCAGCCTGTCTGGGACTCTGGAGGCCAACCTGGGCATGGGGACCTTGGAGGCGGATAGGGAGGAGATGCGCATCCTCAAGGTGTGCTTCTACAGCAACAGCTTCAACATGGGCAAGAACTTCAAGCTGGTCAAGTGCCCCGTGACGACGGAGATCCGG GAGGTGATCAGATCCATCCTGGTGAGCGGCCGCATCGGACCCGACATCCAGCTGGCTGAGTGCTACGGGCTGCGCCTGAAGCACGTCAAGTCAGATGAGATCCACTGGCTGCACCCCGAGCTGACGGTGGGTGAGGTGCAGGAGAAGTACGAGTGCCTGCACCTGGAGGCCGAGTGGAG GTACGACCTGCAGATCCGCTATCTGCCTGAGGACTACATGGAGCGCTTCTTAGAGGACAGGACCACACTGCTCTACTTCTACCAGCAG CTCCGCAGCGAGTACATGCAGAACTATGCCAGCAAGGTGAGCGAGGGCAtggccctgcagctgggctgcctCGAGCTCAG GAGGTTTTACAAGGACATGCCCCAAAATGCACTGGATAAGAAATCTAACTTTGAGTTCCTGGA gaaggaggTGGGCTTGGACCTGTTCTTCCCCAGCCAGATGCAGGAGAATCTGAAG CCCAAGCAGTTCCGCAAGATGATCCAGCAGACGTTCCAGCAGTACGCGCTGCTGCGGGAGGAGGAATGCATCCTCAAGTTCCTGCATACACTCTCCACCTTTGCCAACATCGACCAGGAGAGCTATCGCTGCGAGCTCATT CAAGGGTGGAACATCACGGTGGACCTGGTCATTGGGCCCAAGGGTATCCGGCAGATGACAAGCAAGGAGGCCAAG CCCACCTGCCTGGCTGAGTTCAAGCACATCAAATCCATCAAGTGCTCCAGCGTGGAAGAGGGtcgggctgtgctgcagctgggactCAGTGGCACCCCCCAG TCCCTGGCCATCAAGACATCATCTCTGGCTGAGGCAGAGAACATGGCTGACCTCATCGATGGCTACTGCCGGCTGCAGGGGGGCCTGGACACATCCCTCATCATCTTCCCCAGGAGAG agaaggaaaagaggagcagCCTTCCACAGATCCCTGTCCC GCACCTGGAGGAGAGGCACTCTGCTGTGTCCGACAGCCTCAGTGTGG AGTCTGAGATTTATGCTGAAATCCCCGATGAGTCCTCACGCCCGAGATCCGGAG CTCAGCACTACGGGATCTGCCGTGAGGACGTCACACTGGGAAGGATCCTGGGGGAAGGCTTCTTTGGAGAGGTGTACGAGGGCACCTACACCAACCCG AAAGGGGAGAGAGTGAATGTGGCTGTGAAGACGTGCAAGAAGGACTGCAGCCCTGAGAACAAGGACAAGTTCCTGAGTGAGGCAG TGCTGATGAAGAAGTTGGACCACCCCCACATTGTGAAGCTGATTGGCATTGCAGAGGAAGAGCCCACCTGGATCATCATGGAGCTCTACCCCTATGGGGAG CTGGGCCAATACCTGGAGCAGAACAAGCACTGCCTCGCCGTGCCCACTCTCGTCCTGTATGCACTGCAGATCAGCAAAGCCTTGGCATACCTGGAGGCCATCAACTGTGTGCACAG GGACATTGCAGTGAGGAATATCCTGGTGGCCTCCCCAGAGTGCGTGAAGCTGGGTGACTTTGGGCTCTCCAGGTACATTGAGGATGAAGAGTACTATAAAG CGTCCATCACCCGCCTCCCCATCAAGTGGATGTCCCCCGAGTCCATCAACTTCCGACGCTTCACAACAGCCAGTGATGTCTGGATGTTTG ctgtgTGCATGTGGGAGATCCTGAGCTACGGCCGGCAGCCTTTCTTCTGGCTGGAGAACAAGGATGTGATCGGGGTGCTTGAGAGGGGTGACCGCCTGCCCAAACCTGACCTCTGCCCACCCATCCTCTACACCCTGATGACGCGCTGCTGGGATTACGACCCCAGCGAGAGGCCCAAGTTCAAGGACCTGGTTTGTAGCTTGAG CGACATTTACCTGATGGAGAAGGAGCTGGCCAAGGAGCAAGAGCGGAACAACCGCCATCGGCCTCCCAAAATCATGGAGCCACCAACCCTGCAGGAGCCACCCCCGAAG cccagcagacCGAGGTACAAACCTCCACCCCAGAGCAACCTCCTGGCACCTAAGCTGCAGTTCCAG GTGCCCGAGGGTCTGTGTGCCAGCTCACCCACCCTCACCAGCCCTGCTGAGTACCAGTCTCCAGCCAGCTCCCTGCACACCCCTCCGCTCCACCGCCACCAGGTCTTCAAGCGCCACAGCATGAGG GAGGAAGACTTCCTGCgtcccagcagcagggaggaggcacagaagctgtgggagatggagaggcTGAAGATGCGACAGGTGCTGGataagcagcagaagcagatggTGGAGGACTACCAGTGGCTGCGGCAGGAGGAGAAATCCCTG GACCCAACGGTGTTCATGAACAACAACACTGCTCTG ctgctcccgGAGAAGGAGACGAATTACA ATGGTGTAGCAGAGTTCACGGCACCCCCACAGAAGCCTCCAAGACTTGGGGCACAG TCCATCCAGCCAGCCCCTACTGCCAACCTGGACCGCACGGATGACACAGTGTACAGCAACGTCATGGACCTGGTgagggctgtcctgcagctgaagAATGAGATCAGCCTCCTGCCCCCAGAGGGGTATATCCTCGTGGTGAAG AACGTGGGCCTGTCCCTCCGCAAGCTGATAGGCAGCGTGGATGAGATCCTCCCCATCCTGCCCGCCACTTCCCGCACCGAG ATTGAAGGGACCCAGAAGTTGCTCAACAAGGACTTGGCTGAGCTCATCAACAAGATGCGCCTGGCACAGCAGAATGCCGTCACCTCACTGAGCGAGGAGTGCAAGAAGCAGATGCTGACGGCCTCCCACACCCTGGCTGTGGATGCCAAGAACCTGCTGGACGCTGTGGACCAAGCCAAGGTCCAGGCCAACCTAGTGAAGCTGTGCTTGGAGTGA